Proteins from a single region of Sneathiella aquimaris:
- a CDS encoding Y-family DNA polymerase: protein MLALVDCNNFYASCERVFRPDLRTKPVVVLSNNDGCVIARCAQSKTLGIEMGAPYFQVRDKLAQAGVTVFSSNYALYGDFSARVMKILKAKAPAVEVYSIDEAFLDFSGFRNRDRYCRNLKADVEQSTGIPVSVGVAPTKTLAKIANRIAKKNPASDGVVILPNDPTSYLAQIDVQEVWGVGRRLGRRLNEMGIKNARSLQKQDPRFIRQHFSVVLEKTVRELQGVPCFTFNEAPPHPQHIMVSRGFKGRVHTLKDLQEAVALYASRAAEKARQKKVFAHRLSVFVNPPLKEAHRQPGSSATMIFPEATNNTPTLVRAALEGLRKISVEGSAYQKAGITLSELVYAHESQPSLFTSGSDEGSSANLMKTLDGLNQRFGRETVRIASSGFTRNWWMAREHLSPCYTSNWKDLQKVSSD, encoded by the coding sequence ATGCTGGCCTTAGTCGACTGCAATAACTTTTATGCTTCCTGCGAGCGGGTTTTTCGGCCTGATTTACGCACAAAGCCTGTTGTTGTTCTCTCGAACAATGATGGCTGCGTTATTGCCAGGTGCGCTCAATCCAAAACACTCGGCATTGAAATGGGCGCGCCTTATTTCCAGGTCCGAGACAAACTCGCACAAGCCGGTGTTACGGTTTTCAGCTCAAACTATGCTCTGTATGGCGACTTTTCGGCTCGGGTTATGAAAATCCTCAAGGCCAAAGCCCCGGCGGTAGAAGTTTACAGCATTGACGAAGCCTTTTTAGATTTTTCCGGCTTTCGCAATCGCGACCGATATTGCCGGAATTTGAAAGCCGATGTTGAACAATCAACGGGTATTCCAGTTAGTGTTGGTGTTGCACCAACAAAGACCCTTGCCAAAATCGCCAATCGGATCGCTAAAAAGAATCCCGCAAGTGACGGTGTGGTTATCCTACCAAACGATCCAACCTCCTACCTCGCGCAAATTGACGTTCAGGAAGTTTGGGGTGTTGGCCGCCGCCTTGGTCGCCGCCTCAATGAGATGGGAATAAAGAATGCCCGGTCTTTGCAAAAACAAGATCCGCGCTTTATTCGGCAGCATTTTAGCGTTGTTTTAGAAAAGACCGTGCGGGAGCTGCAGGGTGTTCCTTGTTTCACCTTCAATGAAGCGCCCCCTCATCCCCAACACATCATGGTCAGTCGAGGATTTAAGGGCCGGGTACATACCCTCAAAGACTTGCAAGAGGCCGTTGCCTTGTATGCATCCCGCGCGGCTGAGAAGGCGCGCCAGAAGAAGGTATTTGCCCACCGCCTCTCGGTCTTTGTAAATCCGCCCCTCAAAGAAGCGCATCGCCAGCCAGGATCTTCCGCAACAATGATATTTCCGGAAGCGACGAATAACACCCCTACCCTCGTCAGAGCCGCTTTAGAAGGATTACGTAAAATTTCAGTTGAAGGTTCAGCATATCAGAAGGCCGGAATAACGCTTTCCGAACTGGTCTACGCTCATGAAAGCCAACCGTCCCTTTTTACATCAGGATCAGATGAGGGTTCTTCGGCAAATTTGATGAAAACCTTAGATGGACTTAACCAACGCTTTGGCCGTGAAACGGTCCGGATCGCATCCAGTGGATTTACCCGAAATTGGTGGATGGCGAGAGAACATTTAAGCCCCTGCTATACATCTAACTGGAAGGATCTTCAGAAGGTATCGTCTGATTGA
- a CDS encoding LexA family protein, which yields MTVQILQINPATIKSKIPLQQFGGLVPAGFPSPAEDWLEDPLDLNELLVTNPPATFLMRVTGDSMKGVGILDGSILVIDRSITPKSGMIVVAALNGELTVKMYVVVDKKPCLIPANPDYPEIPITEDTLIWGVVKAAIHRF from the coding sequence ATGACAGTACAGATTCTTCAAATCAATCCCGCGACGATTAAATCAAAGATACCTTTGCAGCAATTTGGCGGCTTAGTTCCTGCTGGGTTTCCCTCTCCGGCGGAAGACTGGCTAGAAGATCCGCTGGATCTGAATGAATTACTCGTGACAAATCCTCCGGCAACATTCCTCATGCGGGTCACCGGCGACAGCATGAAAGGTGTCGGAATCCTCGACGGCTCGATTTTGGTGATTGATCGGTCCATCACCCCAAAGTCTGGGATGATCGTTGTTGCCGCTCTAAACGGTGAACTGACGGTGAAGATGTACGTGGTTGTTGATAAAAAACCATGCCTGATACCAGCCAACCCAGATTATCCGGAAATACCTATCACAGAGGATACACTGATATGGGGGGTCGTAAAGGCCGCCATCCACCGGTTTTAA
- a CDS encoding thermonuclease family protein, producing MVRKILSLKKYKNDILKRKASSLFKGILTASITGIFLGAFYLFVDEIDFSEISNEEELTGSVTHVRDADTIEVSGVPIRLNGISAPELNTREGQNGKTFLKQLVLNEKVVCRLNGDRTHDRKVGVCHLAGKDIGVSIVKAGHAADCPRYSNGRYKSFETVEARRWPLPNYCKAS from the coding sequence GTGGTCCGAAAAATCCTGTCCCTGAAAAAATATAAAAACGATATTTTGAAGCGGAAAGCGTCGAGTCTTTTCAAAGGAATATTGACTGCAAGTATTACAGGGATTTTTCTAGGCGCGTTCTATCTGTTTGTTGATGAAATTGATTTCTCAGAAATATCCAATGAAGAGGAACTAACGGGTTCAGTTACTCATGTAAGAGATGCCGATACGATTGAAGTATCAGGTGTCCCCATTCGGCTAAACGGTATATCCGCACCGGAGCTCAATACGCGAGAAGGGCAGAACGGGAAAACATTTCTGAAACAGCTTGTTCTTAACGAGAAAGTTGTGTGCCGGTTAAATGGGGATAGGACTCACGACCGGAAAGTTGGAGTATGCCATCTAGCAGGAAAGGATATTGGCGTAAGTATCGTCAAGGCAGGTCATGCTGCTGATTGCCCTCGATATTCAAATGGACGGTATAAGAGTTTTGAAACTGTTGAAGCTCGTCGCTGGCCACTGCCTAATTACTGTAAGGCGAGTTGA
- a CDS encoding DUF3800 domain-containing protein has product MKFIYLDESGSQDQGDVFVTCGLMVDAYKLRTKTAEFDEKLAALFDRHPGIRSDLKTSRFINGRGAWRQIDAQERKDFLSDICSIAVANGGKIFGIGISFDAFNAAAAAGNNQPFANSYWMAGAMFASCLVQKKVQGIKNSKGLTVVIMDDNKTEMPALSDALYQGDPWFDGLYQIQTRRRGNTIWIQRSAGDRFDHIINTAFAIKSDHSSLVQVADALSYVYRRYLELTSEDEAWAGEQDYYAGLIELLEPSREKIGRTPNSVCVDFYNQAKHPEWQL; this is encoded by the coding sequence ATGAAATTTATTTATCTAGATGAGAGCGGCAGCCAAGATCAAGGAGATGTTTTTGTTACTTGTGGGTTGATGGTTGATGCATACAAACTCCGTACTAAAACAGCTGAATTTGATGAAAAATTAGCAGCCTTATTTGATCGACACCCTGGGATAAGATCTGATCTCAAAACAAGCCGATTCATCAATGGCAGAGGAGCGTGGCGACAGATTGATGCCCAAGAACGCAAAGATTTTTTGTCTGATATTTGTAGCATCGCCGTAGCAAATGGCGGAAAGATTTTTGGAATTGGTATTTCCTTCGACGCTTTCAATGCTGCCGCTGCCGCTGGCAACAACCAACCGTTTGCAAACAGCTATTGGATGGCCGGAGCGATGTTCGCTAGTTGCCTTGTTCAGAAGAAGGTCCAAGGAATTAAGAACAGTAAAGGCCTTACAGTTGTTATAATGGATGATAACAAAACAGAGATGCCAGCGCTTTCGGACGCACTATATCAAGGTGATCCTTGGTTTGACGGACTCTACCAAATTCAGACGAGGCGACGAGGGAACACCATCTGGATCCAAAGAAGTGCGGGGGATCGATTTGATCACATTATCAATACCGCATTTGCCATTAAGTCGGATCATTCATCCCTTGTTCAAGTGGCTGATGCATTATCGTATGTATATCGTCGATACTTAGAGCTTACATCTGAAGATGAGGCATGGGCGGGAGAGCAAGACTACTATGCCGGTTTAATCGAATTATTGGAGCCTAGCCGAGAAAAGATCGGGCGCACGCCCAATTCTGTATGTGTTGACTTCTATAATCAAGCTAAACACCCAGAGTGGCAGCTTTAA
- a CDS encoding Fic family protein, which translates to MPEFSVDAMPEVFVSDTSISKAVSEAVARGKLRKLGSRLYTRNLQEAPDRLVLRNWYYLITAYYPDALITDRTAIENKPAADGSVFLISDKKRKVELPGLVFRPRKGPEATDSDRPFIGGARLASPARAYLENMQSSRARGGRVARTLFHEEIEDRLDKLLRGQGEAALNRIRDEAREIAPQLGLQKEFEEFNNLVGALLGTREADVKSAVGKARVAGSPFDPDRIQLFEKLFAALREIVPMVRRSPERAGEANAHLAFFEAYFSNFIEGTEFSVDEAREIVFDGVIPQERPDDAHDVLGTFRIVSDQTEMKKLPSDFNEFVDLLRRRHATIMEARPDKNPGAFKKQTNRAGQTIFVEPELVTGTLEKGFEFLQGLGDPFHRAVFMMFIVSEVHPFSDGNGRVARVMMNAELVAGGEERIIIPTVYRTDYLGALKALSHNRHTTPLIRMLDFAQRYTHAIDWQDLSHARMVLEQTDAFAEGEDARLRIPADISGGES; encoded by the coding sequence ATGCCAGAATTTTCGGTAGATGCGATGCCAGAGGTGTTCGTATCCGACACGTCTATTTCCAAAGCCGTATCGGAAGCGGTGGCGCGTGGAAAACTGCGTAAGCTCGGCTCTCGCCTTTATACGCGCAATCTTCAAGAGGCCCCTGATAGGCTGGTGCTGCGCAACTGGTACTATCTTATCACGGCTTATTACCCCGATGCTTTGATCACCGACCGGACGGCGATTGAAAACAAACCAGCTGCCGACGGGTCAGTCTTTCTGATATCTGACAAGAAGCGCAAGGTTGAATTGCCGGGGCTTGTGTTTCGCCCGCGCAAGGGTCCGGAGGCCACCGACAGCGACAGGCCCTTTATCGGAGGTGCCCGCTTGGCATCCCCGGCAAGAGCTTATCTTGAAAACATGCAGTCTTCGCGCGCACGCGGCGGGCGTGTCGCGCGAACACTCTTCCACGAAGAAATAGAAGACCGCCTCGATAAATTGCTGCGAGGACAGGGCGAGGCAGCCCTAAATCGTATTCGTGATGAGGCACGTGAAATAGCCCCACAACTCGGACTCCAAAAAGAGTTCGAAGAATTTAACAATCTGGTCGGAGCTTTGCTTGGAACACGTGAAGCCGATGTGAAGTCTGCTGTTGGCAAGGCGCGTGTTGCAGGTAGTCCATTTGATCCGGATCGTATTCAACTTTTTGAAAAACTTTTCGCCGCTCTCCGGGAGATTGTCCCCATGGTACGCCGCTCTCCTGAGCGCGCAGGTGAAGCAAATGCACACCTTGCTTTCTTCGAAGCTTATTTCTCGAATTTTATCGAAGGAACGGAATTTAGTGTCGATGAAGCCAGAGAGATCGTATTTGACGGTGTTATTCCGCAAGAACGTCCCGACGATGCGCATGATGTACTTGGCACTTTCCGTATCGTTTCGGATCAGACGGAAATGAAAAAGCTGCCATCCGACTTTAATGAGTTTGTCGACCTATTGCGTCGTCGTCACGCCACGATCATGGAGGCCCGCCCAGACAAAAATCCAGGCGCCTTTAAGAAACAGACCAACCGGGCCGGTCAGACTATATTTGTTGAACCTGAGCTTGTGACTGGAACACTTGAAAAAGGCTTCGAGTTCCTTCAGGGGCTGGGGGACCCATTTCACAGAGCCGTCTTTATGATGTTCATCGTGAGCGAGGTTCACCCCTTTTCTGACGGGAATGGACGTGTAGCGCGTGTGATGATGAATGCTGAATTGGTCGCAGGTGGTGAAGAACGTATCATCATTCCGACTGTTTACCGTACCGATTATCTCGGGGCGCTCAAAGCATTGTCCCATAATCGCCATACGACCCCACTTATCCGCATGCTAGACTTTGCACAGCGTTATACCCATGCGATCGATTGGCAAGATCTCAGCCATGCGCGCATGGTGCTTGAACAGACCGATGCATTTGCTGAAGGTGAAGATGCTCGCCTGCGCATACCGGCAGATATAAGCGGGGGGGAAAGCTAA
- a CDS encoding TM0106 family RecB-like putative nuclease, with the protein MKNIEGNIQLSATDLVGHLNCGHLTALDVQVANGELKKPDHYDPLLEILRERGQRHEDAYIGHLRERGHQVTEIPGVDITDSTIDATLEAMRNGSEIIIQASLRDGRWSGRADVLRRVSIPSNLGDYSYEIIDTKLARETKGGTVLQLCLYADLLAAMQGCAPEHIYVVAPWSDFEPQEFRFADYAAYFRRVKAAAEGAVQSTDGEEEYPDPKSHCDVCRWEQQCQQRRRADDHLCLVAGISKNQITELQDNGYGSTQALADMPLPLPFTPQRGAPASFERIKAQAAIQVAARHSGENEFEFLNVVPEFGFAALPEPSQGDVFFDIESDQFVGEHGLEYLFGYCYVDGAGADQYIQDWAFDRQGEKACFERFVDFVTERRVTFPDMHVYHFGGYESGALKRLMGRYATREDEVDNLLRGKVLVDLLTVTKHAIRASVESYSLKKLEPFCGYQRKTPLTEANMALTKVTAGLELDDIPSINEETKVVVASYNADDCFATSSLRDWLEELRSSRVSDGHDIPRPEPGQDGPSEELSEQQQRVLALIETLTSNVPVDPEERSQEEQARWVLAYILDWHRRENKAVWWEKFRLQDLSSLELLEEKAGIGHLQLVGEVETSKTGIPTHRYSFEAQETDIRGDEGLHNVGGDKLGTAMMVSQDDQTIDIKKMKATAGVHPEGVFAHKFIDPKEQAASLFRLGEYVAENGIEGDGAYKSARDLLLRNPLDISGQPFQRDGEESLTAALRVARLMNGGVLPVQGPPGTGKSFTGARMICELVKQGKTVGITANSHKVIRNLMDKVIEAAPEMEVDFVSIQKPEQGNKEIDGAKLTFAKTNDDVLNALSSGSAKVAGATHFFWAKQDAFGAVDVLVVDEAGQMSLANVLAVSQAAQTVILLGDPQQLEQPTQGTHPDGTGVSALDYLIGGQQTIEPQQGLFLSTTYRLHPEICAFNSELFYEGKLNSIEGCERQIIGSDSIVSGSGMRYMPVPHIGNTSTSIEEAEAVKVLVEKILDHGAEWTDRDGETKPVTIGDILIIAPYNAQVFEIQQRLPDARVGTVDKFQGQEAPITIYSMATSSHADAPRGMEFLYSANRFNVAISRAQCIAILVASPQVFEAECKTPRQMQLANAFCRYLELSETISLI; encoded by the coding sequence ATGAAGAATATCGAAGGCAACATTCAACTCAGCGCGACAGACTTGGTCGGACATCTTAACTGCGGGCACTTAACGGCACTGGATGTTCAAGTCGCAAATGGTGAATTAAAAAAGCCCGATCACTACGATCCCCTCTTAGAAATCCTTCGAGAACGTGGTCAGCGGCACGAAGATGCATATATTGGGCACCTGCGCGAACGAGGCCATCAAGTTACAGAAATACCGGGCGTTGATATCACAGACAGCACAATCGATGCGACGTTGGAAGCTATGCGCAATGGTTCTGAAATTATCATCCAAGCATCTTTAAGAGATGGACGATGGAGCGGTCGCGCCGATGTTCTTCGGCGTGTTTCAATTCCAAGCAACCTCGGTGATTATTCATATGAAATAATTGATACCAAACTTGCCCGCGAGACAAAGGGCGGGACGGTGCTTCAGCTTTGCCTATACGCGGACTTGCTGGCGGCCATGCAGGGCTGCGCCCCAGAACATATCTATGTAGTAGCGCCATGGTCTGACTTCGAACCTCAAGAATTCCGCTTTGCTGACTACGCCGCCTATTTCCGTCGGGTGAAGGCAGCTGCGGAAGGCGCTGTACAATCAACTGACGGCGAAGAAGAATATCCTGATCCTAAGAGCCATTGCGATGTCTGCCGTTGGGAACAACAATGCCAGCAACGGCGTCGAGCGGATGACCATCTTTGCCTTGTGGCTGGCATATCGAAAAATCAAATTACCGAGCTCCAAGACAACGGCTATGGGTCCACTCAAGCACTTGCTGATATGCCGTTGCCGCTGCCCTTTACGCCACAGCGCGGTGCACCCGCATCATTTGAAAGAATAAAAGCTCAAGCCGCCATACAAGTTGCTGCCAGACACTCAGGGGAAAACGAGTTTGAGTTTTTAAATGTTGTTCCGGAGTTCGGGTTTGCGGCGCTTCCGGAACCATCGCAAGGTGATGTGTTCTTTGACATCGAGAGCGACCAGTTTGTTGGCGAACATGGTTTGGAGTATTTGTTCGGATATTGCTATGTAGATGGCGCTGGTGCCGACCAATATATTCAGGACTGGGCCTTTGACCGCCAAGGCGAGAAAGCGTGCTTCGAACGCTTTGTTGATTTCGTTACCGAACGACGCGTTACGTTTCCTGACATGCACGTCTACCATTTCGGCGGGTATGAATCTGGCGCTCTGAAACGTCTTATGGGCCGCTATGCCACACGCGAGGACGAAGTCGATAATCTACTTCGGGGCAAAGTTTTAGTCGATCTGCTGACCGTTACAAAACACGCCATCAGGGCCAGCGTAGAGAGCTACTCTTTGAAGAAACTCGAACCCTTTTGCGGGTATCAACGCAAGACACCGTTGACTGAAGCGAACATGGCGCTGACCAAGGTTACAGCGGGTTTAGAGCTGGATGATATCCCATCAATAAATGAAGAGACAAAGGTCGTGGTAGCTTCATACAATGCCGATGATTGCTTTGCGACCAGTAGCCTGCGCGACTGGTTAGAGGAACTCCGATCATCGAGAGTTTCAGATGGGCACGATATACCGAGGCCCGAACCTGGCCAAGATGGCCCCAGTGAGGAACTAAGCGAGCAGCAACAACGCGTCCTGGCTTTAATAGAAACTCTTACAAGTAATGTGCCTGTCGATCCGGAAGAACGATCTCAAGAAGAGCAAGCACGATGGGTTCTAGCTTATATTCTTGATTGGCACCGACGTGAGAACAAAGCCGTGTGGTGGGAAAAATTTCGTTTGCAAGACTTGAGCAGTTTGGAACTTCTTGAAGAAAAGGCCGGAATTGGTCATTTGCAACTCGTAGGCGAAGTCGAAACTTCTAAGACAGGTATTCCGACCCACCGCTATAGTTTTGAAGCTCAGGAAACCGACATTCGAGGCGACGAAGGATTGCACAATGTAGGGGGTGACAAACTCGGCACCGCCATGATGGTTTCGCAAGACGATCAAACCATCGATATCAAGAAAATGAAGGCAACGGCAGGTGTTCATCCAGAGGGTGTTTTCGCGCACAAATTCATTGATCCCAAAGAACAAGCGGCCTCACTCTTTCGTCTAGGCGAATATGTTGCCGAAAATGGTATTGAGGGCGACGGCGCTTATAAGAGCGCCCGCGACCTCCTTCTGCGGAATCCACTGGATATCTCGGGACAACCGTTTCAACGAGACGGCGAAGAAAGCCTGACAGCCGCTCTACGGGTTGCTCGATTGATGAATGGTGGAGTTCTCCCAGTCCAAGGACCGCCCGGCACCGGAAAGTCATTTACAGGTGCGCGCATGATCTGCGAGTTGGTGAAACAGGGTAAGACCGTTGGGATCACAGCTAACAGCCACAAGGTAATTCGAAACCTGATGGACAAGGTGATCGAGGCCGCTCCTGAAATGGAGGTAGATTTTGTTAGCATCCAGAAACCAGAACAGGGCAATAAAGAGATAGATGGAGCAAAACTGACTTTTGCGAAAACGAACGACGACGTCTTGAATGCACTATCATCAGGAAGTGCAAAAGTAGCAGGAGCAACGCATTTCTTCTGGGCTAAACAAGACGCTTTTGGAGCCGTTGATGTGCTCGTTGTCGATGAGGCAGGTCAAATGTCCCTTGCCAATGTTTTGGCTGTTTCTCAGGCAGCACAGACTGTCATTCTGCTAGGTGACCCTCAACAGTTGGAGCAGCCCACGCAAGGTACACATCCAGATGGAACGGGAGTGTCCGCGCTCGATTATTTGATCGGGGGGCAGCAGACCATAGAACCGCAACAGGGGCTTTTCCTTAGTACTACTTATCGCCTTCACCCCGAAATTTGCGCGTTTAATTCAGAACTATTCTACGAAGGAAAACTGAATTCCATTGAGGGATGCGAACGTCAAATCATTGGCTCAGACAGTATCGTCTCAGGGTCAGGGATGCGCTACATGCCAGTGCCGCACATCGGCAACACCAGCACGTCTATTGAGGAAGCTGAAGCTGTCAAAGTCCTTGTGGAGAAGATATTAGATCATGGTGCAGAGTGGACTGATCGTGATGGCGAGACGAAGCCGGTTACTATCGGCGACATACTGATAATCGCTCCCTACAATGCGCAAGTGTTTGAAATTCAGCAACGGCTGCCGGATGCGCGCGTTGGAACAGTTGATAAATTCCAAGGGCAAGAAGCTCCGATTACAATCTATTCGATGGCCACTTCCAGCCATGCTGATGCGCCACGCGGCATGGAATTTCTCTATAGTGCAAACCGCTTCAACGTGGCGATTTCGCGCGCGCAGTGCATCGCCATCCTTGTAGCTTCGCCACAGGTTTTTGAGGCAGAATGCAAAACTCCGAGACAGATGCAATTGGCCAATGCTTTTTGCCGATACCTTGAGCTTAGCGAAACAATTTCTTTAATTTAG
- a CDS encoding UvrD-helicase domain-containing protein, producing the protein MTYVSPDDWKPSPQIRLEGTALKIVQSDSSISVLAGPGAGKTELLAQRAAYLLATGLCPPPRRILAISFKVDAARNLQERVSERSESVHANRFESLTLDAFAKRIVDQFLEALPAQLRPSPDYKIIFPNRDIWEDFGNRYSDDYPDIKSVNNKQLERITHSSIPTTNLENATTLEQQIQCIWWRDQIGASPSCLTFDMIKLLAIQILQSHDSILSALRSTYSHVFLDEFQDVTQRQYDLIKVAFWGSSAVLTAVGDSNQAIMRWAGARADIFDQFETDFIATDKRLLFNFRSNSRVVQLINDLTATFDEEFIPTECARADEPVPENAVEGWVFETRQDEGEYIASFVASELEKNPDLNPADFVILARLRINEVEERIKANFKNKGLKLRNEARQVGGIAIQDLVKEKAYTFMLSALKLSVNVRIGQPFQECRNTIADVRGADLNSDQGHSEALFAVRSLVSQLKDLLDGRAPNEVEGQEISDLILAFVSRGELQRTYREYVGGERLDAIIAGFRAFFEECREDANSWSQCISNMEGAESVRLMTIHKSKGLEYHTVVFVEFNDDAFWGNDDDVNVFFVALSRARERVYFSFTKDSRGARNIKDFVEKLKISNVSFFNKP; encoded by the coding sequence ATGACTTATGTTTCACCCGATGACTGGAAACCGTCCCCGCAGATACGTTTAGAAGGCACCGCGCTAAAGATTGTTCAGTCAGATTCGTCGATATCTGTATTGGCTGGCCCGGGCGCTGGAAAGACAGAGCTTTTGGCGCAACGAGCCGCCTACTTACTTGCTACAGGATTGTGCCCACCTCCGCGCCGTATCTTAGCAATTTCATTCAAAGTTGATGCCGCACGAAACTTGCAGGAACGGGTTTCCGAACGATCTGAATCCGTCCACGCGAATAGGTTTGAATCTCTAACACTCGACGCATTCGCAAAGAGAATTGTTGATCAGTTCTTAGAGGCCCTTCCCGCTCAGTTGCGTCCATCTCCTGACTACAAAATTATCTTTCCAAATAGGGATATCTGGGAAGACTTTGGAAACAGATATAGTGATGACTATCCTGACATCAAATCAGTAAACAATAAGCAGCTTGAGCGGATAACGCATAGTTCTATTCCAACTACCAACTTGGAGAATGCCACGACGTTAGAACAACAAATCCAGTGTATTTGGTGGCGTGATCAAATTGGGGCATCTCCTTCATGCCTTACTTTTGATATGATTAAGCTCTTGGCTATTCAAATTCTTCAAAGCCACGACAGCATTTTGTCCGCTTTGAGGAGCACATATTCACATGTGTTCTTGGACGAGTTTCAAGATGTTACTCAGCGTCAGTACGACTTGATCAAAGTAGCCTTTTGGGGTTCAAGCGCTGTCCTTACCGCTGTTGGTGATTCAAATCAGGCCATTATGCGTTGGGCTGGTGCTCGCGCTGATATCTTTGACCAATTCGAAACAGATTTCATCGCTACCGATAAAAGGCTGCTCTTTAACTTCCGATCAAATTCTAGAGTTGTTCAACTGATCAATGATTTGACTGCTACATTTGATGAAGAATTCATACCAACTGAGTGCGCACGGGCTGATGAACCAGTGCCTGAAAACGCGGTTGAAGGATGGGTGTTCGAAACCAGACAGGACGAAGGTGAGTATATTGCTTCCTTTGTTGCGAGTGAGCTCGAAAAAAATCCTGACTTGAACCCTGCCGACTTTGTTATTTTGGCTCGGCTTAGAATTAACGAAGTGGAAGAACGAATAAAGGCTAACTTCAAAAATAAGGGCTTAAAACTTAGAAACGAAGCAAGGCAGGTCGGAGGGATTGCGATTCAAGATCTGGTGAAGGAAAAAGCATATACATTTATGCTTTCCGCACTAAAGCTCTCAGTAAATGTAAGAATTGGACAACCATTTCAAGAATGTCGCAACACAATTGCAGATGTTCGCGGAGCTGATCTCAATAGCGACCAAGGGCATAGCGAAGCTCTTTTTGCTGTGAGGAGTTTGGTCTCTCAATTGAAAGACTTACTCGATGGCAGAGCTCCCAACGAAGTTGAGGGGCAGGAAATTTCCGACCTTATTTTGGCATTCGTATCACGAGGTGAGTTGCAACGCACTTATCGTGAATATGTCGGGGGTGAGCGTTTAGATGCAATAATTGCGGGTTTCAGGGCTTTCTTTGAGGAATGCCGGGAAGATGCAAATAGTTGGTCTCAGTGCATTTCAAACATGGAAGGTGCGGAATCTGTTCGATTAATGACGATCCATAAGAGCAAAGGGCTTGAGTATCACACAGTGGTTTTTGTCGAATTTAATGATGACGCCTTTTGGGGAAATGACGACGACGTAAATGTTTTCTTCGTAGCGCTGTCGAGGGCGCGTGAACGCGTCTATTTTTCGTTTACCAAGGACTCAAGGGGAGCGAGAAACATCAAGGACTTTGTTGAGAAGCTGAAAATCTCGAACGTTTCCTTTTTCAACAAACCGTAA